In Clavibacter capsici, the following are encoded in one genomic region:
- a CDS encoding histone-like nucleoid-structuring protein Lsr2, whose amino-acid sequence MAKRTITQLVDDLDGTVLGEDGTTVSFSVDGTDYLIDLSPDHAAELHAAFAPFIADGRKAAGGRRGPAPHPLSKAAASSSAAERSEARAWLRKNGHQVGVRGRISAELMALFRDQ is encoded by the coding sequence ATGGCGAAGCGGACGATCACACAGCTCGTCGACGATCTCGATGGGACTGTCCTCGGCGAGGACGGCACGACCGTTTCGTTCTCCGTTGACGGCACGGACTACCTGATCGACCTCTCCCCCGATCACGCGGCCGAGCTACATGCAGCGTTTGCCCCATTCATCGCGGATGGCCGGAAGGCCGCCGGCGGCCGGCGAGGGCCGGCGCCGCATCCTCTGTCGAAGGCGGCAGCGAGCAGCAGCGCCGCCGAGCGGAGCGAGGCACGCGCGTGGCTCCGTAAGAACGGGCACCAGGTCGGCGTGCGGGGGCGGATCTCTGCGGAGCTGATGGCCCTGTTCCGCGACCAGTAG
- a CDS encoding recombinase family protein, producing the protein MTGQLIGYARVSTDEQDVTAQRDALTVLGVTSDRIYVDHGLTGTNRNRPALGKALEACWAGDTFVVTKLDRLARSISDARTIADELATKGVALSIGGSVHNPTDPTGRLLFNMLAMFAEFESDLIRARTREGMKVAAKKGKLKGGKPKLSPAAERHLVALYRAGDHSISELCDLFSIGRATVYRAVDRHPAEDGSALALPRAEEVSS; encoded by the coding sequence ATGACTGGACAGCTAATCGGGTACGCCCGCGTCTCGACCGACGAACAGGACGTCACCGCGCAGCGGGACGCCTTGACTGTGCTCGGCGTCACGTCGGATCGGATCTACGTCGACCACGGCCTCACCGGCACGAACCGGAACCGCCCCGCACTCGGCAAGGCGCTCGAGGCATGCTGGGCCGGCGACACGTTCGTGGTCACGAAGCTCGACCGGCTCGCGCGGTCGATCAGCGACGCGCGCACGATCGCTGACGAGCTCGCGACCAAGGGCGTCGCGCTCAGCATTGGCGGATCCGTGCACAACCCGACCGACCCGACTGGGCGGCTCCTGTTCAACATGCTCGCGATGTTCGCCGAGTTCGAATCCGACCTCATCCGCGCGCGCACCCGCGAGGGCATGAAGGTCGCCGCGAAGAAGGGGAAGCTCAAGGGCGGTAAGCCCAAGCTCTCTCCCGCCGCCGAGCGGCACCTCGTCGCGCTGTACCGGGCCGGGGACCACTCGATCAGCGAGCTCTGCGACCTGTTCTCGATTGGCCGCGCCACCGTCTACCGGGCCGTCGATCGGCACCCTGCTGAGGACGGGTCGGCGCTCGCGCTTCCCCGAGCGGAGGAGGTGAGCTCCTGA
- a CDS encoding AAA family ATPase, whose product MPDTFITTKEHRRFVEFANAVRKEQTIGICHGDAGVGKTNSARRYAHWDTLEPYVHEWGRRGADDPKLDAAANRSRAVFYTPDVLPRPKDLMRELDRWTVDLGIRIEDHQRTIGKIIGTGGDARRWVELLIIDEAERLTPTALELLRDWHDREHLAIILIGMPGIDQRFRHYPQLYSRLGFAHRYRALGQEELLFVLDRHWKRLGHTLNTEDFTDVQAIAAIERITRGNFRLLERLFPQIQRVLKINQLETITDDVIEAAASILVTG is encoded by the coding sequence ATGCCCGACACGTTCATCACCACGAAAGAGCACCGGCGGTTCGTCGAGTTCGCGAACGCCGTCCGGAAGGAGCAGACCATCGGGATCTGCCACGGCGACGCCGGCGTCGGAAAGACCAACTCCGCCCGCCGATACGCGCACTGGGACACTCTTGAGCCCTACGTCCACGAGTGGGGTCGGCGCGGCGCGGATGACCCCAAGCTCGACGCCGCCGCCAACCGCTCGCGCGCCGTGTTCTACACGCCCGACGTTCTACCCCGGCCGAAGGACCTCATGCGAGAGCTCGACCGCTGGACGGTCGACCTCGGCATCAGGATCGAGGATCACCAGCGCACGATCGGAAAGATCATCGGTACCGGCGGCGACGCGCGCCGGTGGGTCGAGCTGCTGATCATCGACGAAGCGGAACGGCTCACGCCCACCGCGCTCGAGCTCCTACGCGATTGGCACGACCGCGAGCACCTCGCGATCATCCTCATCGGCATGCCCGGCATCGACCAGCGCTTCCGCCACTACCCGCAGCTCTACAGCCGCCTCGGCTTCGCCCACCGCTACCGTGCCCTCGGCCAGGAAGAGCTCCTCTTCGTCCTCGACCGCCACTGGAAGCGCCTCGGCCACACACTCAACACCGAAGATTTCACGGATGTCCAGGCCATCGCCGCCATCGAACGCATCACCCGCGGCAACTTCCGCCTCCTCGAGCGGCTCTTCCCGCAGATCCAACGTGTGCTCAAGATCAACCAGTTGGAGACCATCACCGATGACGTCATCGAAGCAGCTGCCAGCATCCTCGTCACCGGATGA
- a CDS encoding Mu transposase C-terminal domain-containing protein, producing the protein MDGLGRWRILRLHVEDEIPLAVLARTTGVSARTLQRWHHLYRAGGIAALDPHARGDAGRRRTAAATVAFVERLALTRPRPSIATLHRLAAADALQRGDSIPSYSTVREIVQALEPALVTLALEGPASYRDRHELVYRRRAERPNQTWQADHTELDVLIVGTSGKPDRPWLTVIMDDYSRAICGYTVFTGAPSAMNTALALRQAIWRKPDPGWAMCGIPDILHVDHGTDFTSRHLEHTAAELRIRIIHSTVGRPQGRGKIERFFGTITTELLPLLPGRLSAGNRHPTPALDLAGLDAAIGSFISTYNDRPHKELGVTPRAAWIGDGWLPRMPESLVELDGLLLTVPKSRTVQRDGIHFQGQRYLAPTLAPFVGRTVTIRYDPRDISEIRVYDHNTFICVAVDEAHPNLRMSLREVETARRARRRQLRRDLNDRIPTTAAARAELPATAPPPRRPRLRTYEEDG; encoded by the coding sequence GTGGACGGGCTCGGACGGTGGCGGATTCTTCGGCTGCATGTCGAAGACGAGATCCCGCTCGCGGTTCTCGCCCGCACCACCGGCGTCAGCGCACGCACCCTGCAACGCTGGCACCACCTCTACCGCGCCGGCGGCATCGCCGCCCTCGACCCCCACGCGCGGGGCGACGCGGGGCGGCGGCGAACAGCTGCAGCGACGGTCGCGTTCGTCGAGCGGCTCGCGCTGACCAGGCCCCGACCGAGCATCGCGACCCTGCACCGGCTTGCCGCCGCGGATGCGTTGCAGCGCGGAGACTCGATCCCGAGCTACTCCACGGTGCGGGAGATCGTTCAGGCCCTCGAGCCCGCGTTGGTGACGCTGGCTCTGGAGGGGCCGGCGTCGTATCGGGATCGGCACGAGCTCGTGTACCGGCGCCGGGCGGAGCGCCCGAACCAGACGTGGCAGGCCGACCACACCGAGCTCGACGTCCTCATCGTCGGCACTAGCGGGAAGCCCGACCGGCCTTGGCTGACGGTCATCATGGACGATTACTCCCGTGCCATCTGCGGGTACACCGTCTTCACCGGCGCCCCTTCGGCGATGAACACCGCCCTGGCGCTGCGGCAAGCGATCTGGCGAAAACCCGATCCGGGCTGGGCGATGTGCGGGATCCCTGACATCCTCCATGTCGACCACGGCACCGACTTCACCAGCCGGCACCTCGAGCACACGGCCGCGGAGCTGCGGATCCGGATCATCCACTCCACCGTCGGCCGCCCCCAGGGCCGCGGGAAGATCGAGCGGTTCTTCGGCACCATCACCACGGAACTGCTCCCGCTCCTCCCCGGCCGCCTCAGCGCCGGGAACCGGCATCCGACCCCGGCGCTCGACCTCGCCGGCCTCGACGCCGCCATCGGGTCGTTCATCTCCACCTACAACGACCGCCCACACAAGGAGCTCGGCGTCACGCCCCGCGCGGCGTGGATCGGCGACGGGTGGCTGCCTCGGATGCCGGAGAGTCTCGTGGAGCTCGACGGGCTCCTGCTCACTGTCCCGAAGAGCCGCACCGTGCAGCGCGACGGGATCCACTTCCAGGGCCAGCGGTACCTCGCCCCTACTCTCGCGCCGTTCGTCGGCCGGACCGTGACCATCCGGTACGACCCGCGTGACATCTCCGAGATCCGCGTCTACGACCACAACACCTTCATCTGCGTCGCCGTCGACGAGGCGCACCCGAATCTGCGGATGAGCCTGCGCGAGGTCGAGACCGCACGCCGTGCCCGACGCCGGCAGCTGCGCCGGGACCTCAACGACCGCATCCCCACCACCGCCGCCGCACGCGCCGAGCTGCCCGCGACAGCACCGCCGCCGCGGCGGCCGCGGCTGCGCACCTATGAAGAGGACGGATGA
- a CDS encoding recombinase family protein → MRLLGYTRVSTTSQDAQLQLDALVKDGVQKRDVFADVTSGSRAAIERPGMKKLLEYAEDGDTIVVWRIDRLGRSMLDVLSTVKLLRERGVQIRSISDGIDPATTSGRLMLGMLASLAEYERELIVERVNAGIAVARDNGTRFGRPLSDPAVIADKLQIATDARARGRTAEDAARLVGWSRATLYRHQSNAARESAAM, encoded by the coding sequence GTGAGGCTTCTGGGATACACGCGAGTGAGCACGACGAGTCAGGATGCGCAGCTCCAGCTCGACGCGCTGGTGAAGGACGGTGTGCAGAAGCGGGACGTGTTCGCCGACGTCACCTCCGGCAGCCGGGCCGCGATCGAGCGGCCGGGGATGAAGAAGCTGCTCGAGTACGCCGAGGACGGCGACACCATCGTCGTCTGGCGGATTGACCGCCTGGGCCGCTCCATGCTCGACGTCCTCAGCACCGTCAAGCTCCTACGCGAACGCGGTGTGCAGATCCGATCCATCTCCGACGGCATCGACCCGGCGACCACCTCGGGCCGGCTGATGCTGGGCATGCTCGCGAGCCTGGCCGAGTACGAGCGCGAGCTCATCGTCGAGCGCGTCAACGCCGGCATCGCCGTCGCACGCGACAACGGGACCCGCTTCGGTCGCCCCCTGTCCGATCCGGCCGTGATCGCCGACAAGCTCCAGATCGCGACCGACGCGCGCGCCCGCGGCCGGACCGCGGAAGACGCGGCACGGCTTGTCGGGTGGAGCCGGGCGACGTTGTACCGGCACCAGTCGAACGCTGCGCGCGAGAGCGCCGCGATGTAG